A single window of Leeuwenhoekiella sp. MAR_2009_132 DNA harbors:
- a CDS encoding LytR/AlgR family response regulator transcription factor has protein sequence MNVLVIEDEKPAARRLTRMLEALALNVQAQLNSVEEAVNWFSSNKHPDLIFLDIQLSDGLSFEIFDAVEVTSAIIFTTAYDEYALQAFKLNSIDYLLKPIDDDELEAAVTKFRKQNKPTQDVKLNFDDIRKLLGVNPVEREYKKRFTVKIGQHLKMITIEDVVCFYSENKGTYARTFDKRDYLLDTTLELLENELAPDVFFRVSRKYFVNVQAIQDIISYTNSRLQIKLKSGDDLEIIVSRERVKDFKLWIS, from the coding sequence ATGAATGTACTCGTCATCGAAGATGAAAAACCCGCAGCACGCCGACTCACGCGAATGCTTGAAGCTTTAGCGTTAAATGTACAGGCACAATTAAATTCTGTAGAGGAAGCAGTAAATTGGTTCTCTTCAAATAAACATCCAGATCTCATTTTTCTAGATATTCAATTAAGTGACGGGTTGTCTTTTGAGATTTTTGATGCTGTAGAAGTTACAAGTGCAATCATATTTACCACGGCTTATGATGAGTATGCTTTACAGGCATTTAAACTCAATAGTATAGATTATCTATTAAAACCTATAGATGATGACGAGCTTGAAGCGGCGGTAACTAAATTCAGAAAACAGAATAAACCAACTCAAGATGTTAAACTTAACTTTGACGATATACGCAAATTATTAGGTGTAAACCCGGTTGAGCGCGAGTATAAAAAACGTTTTACCGTTAAGATAGGGCAACACCTTAAAATGATTACTATTGAAGATGTGGTGTGTTTTTACAGTGAAAATAAAGGTACGTATGCGCGTACGTTCGATAAACGCGATTATCTTCTAGATACTACACTAGAACTCTTAGAAAATGAGCTTGCTCCAGATGTTTTTTTTAGAGTAAGCCGAAAGTATTTTGTAAACGTACAGGCAATACAAGATATCATTAGCTATACCAATTCGCGTTTGCAAATAAAACTTAAATCTGGTGATGATTTAGAAATTATTGTAAGTAGGGAGCGCGTCAAGGATTTTAAACTGTGGATTTCTTAA
- a CDS encoding DUF2254 domain-containing protein: MRQLVTKIKLFIVNLTGKIGFYPSVIAFIGLIAGFIMLYAESRGISGFLIEHAPNLVINDADTARTLLSTFIGGIISLMVFSFSMVMILLNQASSNYSPRILPGLISNKKHQYVLGYYIATLIYCILILLSIEPTENKYQLPGFSVLVGIGLSMLTLALFIYFIHSISEAIQVNRIVENIYSKAKTRLDQIIENTTNKSNHPDFPDTSDWQEIRIDKTGYLQTIAIDTLLDICKEKDCKIHIMQPKGTFILKNIPIARCSIDLNDDFKEQVLSCFGFSRSEIVTHNYVLGFKQLTEIAIKAMSPGINDPGTAITCVDYLSELFALRLKKEDYSFIRNENDEAVISLRTLNFEELIYFVFVPLRVYCKHDVIMLHKMLTALYFLLQVESVIKNVDQTLIREANLILEDAKKAIDNRTDLEGIFAIAKKIQAVNNTDVAVLSLD; this comes from the coding sequence ATGCGTCAACTTGTTACAAAAATCAAACTCTTTATTGTAAATCTCACCGGAAAAATAGGGTTTTACCCTTCTGTAATCGCTTTTATAGGTCTAATTGCCGGTTTTATCATGCTTTATGCAGAAAGCCGTGGGATTTCAGGATTTCTTATAGAGCATGCTCCTAACCTCGTTATTAATGATGCAGATACCGCAAGAACTTTACTAAGTACCTTCATTGGAGGAATTATCTCTCTTATGGTTTTTAGTTTCTCTATGGTTATGATTCTTTTAAATCAGGCATCGAGCAATTATTCCCCACGTATTTTACCCGGACTTATTTCTAATAAAAAACATCAATACGTTTTAGGGTACTATATAGCCACGCTTATTTATTGTATCCTCATTTTATTAAGTATTGAACCTACAGAAAATAAATACCAACTTCCGGGATTTTCTGTACTGGTAGGTATTGGTCTTAGCATGCTTACACTTGCGTTGTTTATCTATTTTATTCATTCAATTTCTGAAGCCATACAGGTAAACCGTATTGTTGAAAATATTTACAGTAAGGCAAAAACACGACTTGATCAGATTATAGAAAACACTACAAATAAATCAAATCACCCTGATTTTCCTGATACTAGTGACTGGCAAGAAATACGTATAGACAAAACCGGCTACCTACAGACAATAGCCATTGATACGCTACTTGACATTTGTAAAGAGAAAGATTGCAAAATACATATTATGCAACCTAAGGGGACATTTATACTTAAAAACATCCCAATTGCACGCTGTTCTATAGATCTAAATGATGATTTTAAAGAGCAGGTATTGTCCTGTTTTGGTTTTTCACGTAGCGAAATTGTAACTCATAATTATGTTTTAGGTTTTAAACAATTAACAGAAATCGCAATTAAGGCAATGAGCCCTGGTATTAACGACCCCGGCACGGCTATTACCTGTGTTGATTACCTTTCGGAACTCTTTGCATTACGCTTAAAAAAAGAAGATTATAGTTTTATACGTAATGAAAATGACGAGGCAGTTATAAGTCTACGTACTTTAAATTTTGAGGAACTCATCTATTTTGTTTTTGTGCCCCTGCGCGTATATTGTAAACATGATGTGATAATGCTGCATAAAATGTTAACAGCGCTATACTTTCTACTGCAGGTAGAAAGCGTAATTAAAAATGTAGATCAAACCCTCATCAGGGAAGCTAACCTTATTCTGGAAGATGCAAAAAAAGCCATTGACAACCGCACAGATTTAGAAGGTATATTTGCCATCGCCAAAAAAATACAGGCTGTAAATAACACAGATGTAGCTGTTCTCAGCTTAGATTAA